One window of the Candidatus Dependentiae bacterium genome contains the following:
- a CDS encoding ankyrin repeat domain-containing protein: MNNTGKILFCVLSTVAIHLHGMHINDFPHDILRTILTFASYQTALDQANEDDEYVQALAMQQVMETELNSSEHKQFIRDFRSPDEPIHFEDCLPVWSVTSSLGHFFAFCTAANKFCPLVCTTWFKAWQFHNKANTVTHTIQQLVKQNYIHSHAPDLAYTVLFFVNNNAHDNFDAEEKDMLAELIRCDAIRHTAIDWKTWDCMYITVPKHPHTRDVSTSWSLLHYAVYTRKVPLVALLLDAGIPINIQDNAGVTPLHIATSKGTHHILWLTSRNNPDQLKGYNGILDEQLETVRLLLEHDADPTMQDNLEQTPMDYTDESEIHALLQNYTPTHKKRKLTHYPT; the protein is encoded by the coding sequence ATGAATAATACCGGCAAAATATTATTTTGTGTGTTATCAACAGTAGCAATACACCTGCACGGCATGCATATCAATGATTTTCCTCATGACATACTGCGTACCATTCTTACCTTTGCAAGCTATCAGACCGCTTTGGATCAAGCAAACGAAGATGATGAGTATGTACAAGCGCTTGCAATGCAACAAGTAATGGAAACTGAGTTAAACTCATCAGAACATAAACAATTCATACGTGATTTCCGTTCTCCTGATGAGCCTATTCATTTTGAAGATTGTTTACCAGTATGGAGTGTTACGAGCAGCTTAGGACATTTTTTTGCATTTTGTACCGCAGCCAACAAATTTTGCCCATTAGTTTGCACAACATGGTTTAAGGCATGGCAATTCCACAATAAAGCGAATACCGTAACCCACACCATACAACAGCTGGTAAAACAAAATTATATACACAGCCATGCACCTGATCTGGCTTATACAGTATTATTTTTCGTTAATAACAATGCACATGATAATTTTGATGCAGAAGAAAAGGATATGCTTGCAGAACTAATTCGTTGTGATGCTATACGCCATACCGCCATTGATTGGAAAACTTGGGATTGTATGTACATTACGGTGCCTAAACATCCACATACGCGTGATGTCTCCACATCATGGTCACTACTCCATTATGCAGTGTACACACGCAAGGTGCCACTTGTAGCTCTGCTGCTTGATGCCGGCATACCAATTAATATACAAGATAATGCAGGAGTTACACCACTCCATATTGCAACCAGCAAGGGAACTCACCACATATTATGGCTGACATCCCGCAATAACCCTGATCAATTGAAAGGGTATAATGGAATTCTTGATGAGCAACTTGAAACAGTTAGATTACTGCTTGAGCATGATGCAGACCCGACGATGCAAGACAACCTCGAACAAACACCAATGGATTACACCGATGAATCGGAAATACATGCATTATTACAAAATTACACACCAACACATAAAAAGAGAAAATTAACACATTATCCCACATGA
- a CDS encoding ankyrin repeat domain-containing protein — MNIKHIAITLLSIPFLLASMQNTGMEIEGILIPHDILSEWISWAADSSADATRAKLELRQEKKREANLEEQEFEKENNNGRFFTQLTTDASWCGLGSFTWGEKKQKEHFFTMCRQLYTCSLVCRTWHHAAQLPLRMRNYMLTHKDNLSKLLRGFIIDTSHLLADEVIQKNYTILSTLLAYNILDLTILTDCMDYTPEVKQHPHHERIWPARAWTEHINKPTLWTLLHYAAYAPNPDVLELLLATNTIPIDTTDNAGATPLHIACNLIEEEDECQFNKNSSDNEEEEFESLDVRTKRFHLKSVCTLLNHGANPNIEDNNEHTPADYTNNTEIRGLFKQYIV; from the coding sequence ATGAACATAAAGCACATTGCTATTACCTTACTCTCCATACCATTTCTGCTTGCTAGCATGCAAAATACGGGTATGGAAATAGAAGGTATCTTAATTCCACACGATATACTCAGTGAATGGATTTCATGGGCTGCAGACTCATCAGCAGATGCCACACGTGCAAAACTAGAACTTCGGCAAGAGAAAAAACGTGAAGCAAATCTAGAAGAACAGGAATTTGAGAAAGAAAACAACAATGGACGCTTTTTCACCCAACTGACAACCGATGCATCATGGTGTGGGCTTGGATCCTTTACATGGGGAGAGAAAAAACAAAAAGAACATTTTTTTACCATGTGCAGGCAACTATACACATGCAGCTTGGTATGCAGGACATGGCATCATGCAGCTCAACTACCGCTGCGTATGCGTAACTACATGCTTACACATAAAGACAACCTATCCAAACTTTTACGTGGATTTATAATTGATACCTCTCATTTGCTTGCAGATGAAGTTATACAAAAAAACTATACCATATTGAGCACATTACTTGCGTATAACATACTTGACCTTACCATTCTTACCGACTGTATGGATTATACACCGGAGGTCAAACAACACCCACACCATGAGCGCATATGGCCTGCAAGAGCTTGGACTGAACACATTAATAAACCAACATTATGGACATTGCTACATTATGCTGCATATGCACCAAATCCAGATGTACTCGAGTTACTACTTGCAACCAACACAATACCAATTGACACCACAGACAATGCTGGTGCAACGCCTTTGCATATTGCATGTAATTTGATTGAAGAAGAAGATGAATGTCAATTCAACAAAAATTCATCAGACAATGAAGAAGAAGAATTTGAGTCATTAGACGTAAGAACAAAAAGATTTCATCTTAAATCGGTATGTACGTTACTAAATCATGGCGCAAACCCCAATATCGAAGATAACAATGAACACACACCAGCAGATTATACAAATAACACGGAAATACGGGGTTTATTTAAACAATATATAGTTTAA
- a CDS encoding N-acetylmuramoyl-L-alanine amidase, producing MSLKNFFLCLLIPVTIYARIYTPPITIMLDPAGDAKTTGRTIQDSLERSITLQYAEEIKKILTNRNPHMRVSITRQPGEIIYPLQQASFANRMQPDLYININFYHEAGTKPHIYIYHFSYGDDFITHTHGLALYPYDQAHLFSRKKTLAYGIHMCNILKQPAYDKLFTVHGPYSLPFKPLIGIIAPAIGIEISIKNKDDWHSYVEPLVESIEFITKGIL from the coding sequence ATGTCGCTAAAAAATTTTTTTTTATGTTTGTTAATTCCTGTAACAATTTATGCACGCATATACACACCACCAATTACTATCATGCTAGATCCAGCTGGTGATGCAAAAACCACCGGGCGGACCATACAAGATTCTCTTGAACGTAGTATCACTTTGCAATATGCAGAAGAAATAAAAAAAATACTAACCAACCGTAACCCACATATGCGCGTAAGCATTACACGCCAACCGGGTGAAATTATATACCCTTTGCAACAAGCATCTTTTGCTAATCGTATGCAACCCGATTTGTACATAAATATTAATTTTTATCACGAAGCAGGCACAAAACCACACATCTATATATATCATTTTTCATATGGTGATGATTTTATTACACATACACATGGGCTTGCATTATACCCGTATGATCAAGCGCATTTATTCAGTCGAAAAAAAACTCTTGCGTATGGTATACACATGTGCAACATTTTAAAACAACCTGCATATGATAAATTATTCACGGTACACGGCCCATATTCATTGCCATTCAAACCGCTTATTGGCATCATTGCACCAGCAATAGGCATTGAAATAAGTATAAAGAATAAAGATGATTGGCACTCATATGTGGAACCGCTTGTAGAAAGTATTGAATTTATAACAAAAGGTATTCTATGA
- a CDS encoding ATP-dependent RecD-like DNA helicase, with the protein MTEPLEQLSGTVDRLFFHNAENGFTVFVLQLDKKRETIVKGYLPNIQPGQHVRVSGTWITHPKFGRQFDAQQCHAQTPTSLIGLKKYLGSGLIKGIGPTYAEKLVNYFGQDVLTIIDQHPQRLHEVPGIGPKRVDTIITAWHDQKEISHVMVFLQDKGISPVYATKIYKKYGAESVAIITQNPYRLATDIWGIGFKMADQIAQNMGFAHDSVKRITAGLLHTISTIISNGHLYIELDALKTNSTTLLELDATDAAPKIKCALHDLYNEDKIKLITHNEQHFVTLSQYYFSEKGVSTKLKKLVEQLRLRTFDIDAIYTKLRTAQDIALNEDQQRGILTCLQNNVTVVTGGPGTGKTTLIKKLLSILDENKYSYKLAAPTGRAAKRITESTGKQAVTIHRLLEFDVSTMGFARNEQNALHVDFLIIDEASMIDIFLAFAILKAVPLNAHVVFIGDIDQLPSVGAGNFLKDIIASNIVPTIRLTEIFRQAQDSLIIINAHRINNGEFPVSQLPGARRDFLYIKENDPQNVQHHLENIYKQGLAKFNISPHNTTVLVPMNRGVVGTHTINFNLQQLLNPDEHKPQIAQAGTTFKLHDRVMQIRNNYDKLVFNGDIGTIEQIDVQEKQLTVRYPERSVVYEFSELDELVLAYAITIHKSQGSEYDAVIIPIFMQHFTLLQRNLLYTAITRAKKLCIFIGQPKAIGMAINNNTGLERTTFLPQFLTTDLQCR; encoded by the coding sequence ATGACCGAACCTTTAGAACAATTAAGTGGTACCGTTGACCGGTTATTTTTTCACAATGCAGAAAATGGCTTTACCGTCTTTGTATTACAACTGGATAAAAAGCGAGAAACCATTGTTAAAGGCTATTTGCCCAATATTCAACCGGGGCAACATGTTCGTGTCAGCGGTACTTGGATAACTCATCCCAAATTTGGCAGACAATTTGATGCACAACAATGTCATGCACAAACACCAACATCACTTATTGGCCTTAAGAAATATTTAGGCTCCGGACTTATTAAAGGCATTGGACCTACGTATGCAGAAAAACTGGTTAACTATTTTGGGCAGGATGTACTGACCATCATTGACCAACATCCCCAGCGTTTGCATGAAGTTCCCGGTATTGGCCCCAAGCGCGTAGACACTATTATTACTGCTTGGCATGACCAAAAAGAGATTTCTCACGTCATGGTGTTTTTACAAGACAAGGGGATATCACCCGTATATGCAACAAAAATTTATAAAAAATATGGTGCAGAATCTGTTGCCATTATTACACAAAATCCATATCGTCTTGCTACCGACATTTGGGGCATTGGATTCAAAATGGCGGATCAAATCGCCCAAAATATGGGATTTGCACATGACTCGGTCAAGCGTATCACTGCCGGATTATTACATACTATCTCTACTATTATTAGTAACGGTCATTTATACATTGAACTTGATGCACTAAAAACAAATTCAACAACGTTACTTGAGCTTGATGCAACCGATGCAGCACCAAAAATAAAATGTGCTCTGCATGATTTGTACAATGAAGATAAAATAAAATTGATCACGCATAATGAACAACATTTTGTCACATTATCACAATATTATTTTTCTGAAAAAGGCGTCAGTACAAAACTTAAAAAGCTAGTAGAGCAACTACGCTTACGTACATTTGATATTGATGCTATATATACCAAGCTTCGTACTGCACAAGATATAGCCCTTAATGAAGACCAACAACGAGGCATTTTAACCTGTTTGCAAAATAACGTAACCGTCGTTACGGGTGGACCGGGAACCGGCAAAACCACTTTAATTAAAAAGTTGCTCAGCATACTTGATGAAAATAAATACTCTTATAAACTAGCTGCACCAACTGGCCGTGCTGCAAAGCGCATAACTGAAAGCACCGGTAAACAAGCAGTCACCATACATCGTTTGCTTGAATTTGATGTGAGCACCATGGGTTTTGCACGTAATGAACAAAACGCACTGCACGTCGATTTCTTAATTATTGACGAAGCCTCTATGATTGATATCTTCCTTGCATTCGCCATACTCAAAGCAGTACCACTCAATGCACATGTGGTATTTATTGGTGATATAGATCAACTACCTTCCGTAGGAGCTGGTAACTTCTTAAAAGACATTATTGCCAGCAATATAGTCCCTACCATACGACTGACTGAAATTTTTCGGCAAGCTCAAGATAGCTTAATAATTATTAATGCACACCGAATTAATAATGGTGAATTTCCCGTATCGCAACTACCGGGCGCACGGCGAGATTTCTTATACATTAAAGAAAATGATCCACAAAATGTGCAACATCATTTGGAAAATATCTACAAACAAGGACTGGCTAAATTTAATATTTCACCACATAACACTACCGTACTGGTGCCTATGAATCGTGGTGTCGTCGGTACCCATACGATTAATTTTAATCTACAACAGCTACTCAATCCAGATGAACATAAACCACAAATAGCACAAGCGGGTACCACTTTTAAATTGCATGACCGTGTTATGCAAATCAGAAATAATTACGACAAATTGGTATTCAATGGCGATATTGGCACCATAGAACAAATTGATGTGCAAGAAAAACAACTCACGGTACGATATCCAGAACGCTCAGTAGTGTATGAATTTAGTGAACTTGATGAACTAGTACTCGCCTATGCGATTACTATTCATAAAAGCCAAGGTTCTGAATATGATGCCGTCATTATTCCCATATTTATGCAACACTTTACGTTGCTACAACGTAATTTATTGTACACGGCAATAACACGCGCAAAAAAATTGTGTATATTTATAGGGCAGCCAAAAGCAATTGGTATGGCAATTAATAATAATACCGGACTTGAGCGCACTACGTTTTTACCACAATTTTTAACTACTGATTTACAATGTCGCTAA
- a CDS encoding deoxynucleoside kinase, with amino-acid sequence MVLREQQTQNYFIVEGNIGAGKSTFLEVIKKYLNVQVVREPHTKWQQVGGEHNLLDAFYKDMPRWAYTFQTYAFVSRVIEQQEHAKSNPYSIQVLERSVFSDRYCFAKNAYESGNMNALEWKLYQEWFNWLVDGYIPKPAGFIYLQVDPAVCYERLRKRNRSEEETVALAYIQQLHAYHEQWLIRKELVAESLRDIPVLTLTCDRDFEHDRYEQEKHMDQIVAFFAMIGGAVSASDHVNYTLVK; translated from the coding sequence ATGGTATTACGAGAACAGCAGACACAAAATTATTTTATTGTTGAAGGCAATATAGGAGCTGGTAAATCTACATTTTTGGAAGTTATAAAAAAATATTTAAATGTGCAGGTAGTGCGTGAACCACATACCAAGTGGCAACAAGTAGGTGGTGAACATAATTTGCTTGATGCATTTTACAAAGATATGCCACGTTGGGCATACACCTTCCAAACATATGCTTTTGTTTCTCGTGTCATTGAACAACAAGAGCATGCAAAATCTAATCCATATTCTATTCAAGTGTTGGAGCGATCAGTATTTTCTGATCGTTATTGTTTTGCCAAAAATGCGTATGAGTCTGGCAACATGAATGCATTAGAATGGAAGTTGTATCAAGAATGGTTTAATTGGTTGGTTGATGGATATATACCAAAGCCCGCCGGTTTTATTTATTTACAAGTTGATCCTGCCGTATGTTATGAACGTTTGAGAAAACGTAACCGATCCGAAGAAGAAACGGTAGCACTTGCGTATATTCAACAATTACATGCATACCATGAACAATGGTTAATACGTAAAGAGCTTGTTGCCGAGAGTTTGCGAGATATACCGGTATTAACGCTTACGTGTGATCGTGATTTTGAACATGATAGATATGAACAAGAAAAACATATGGATCAAATAGTGGCATTTTTTGCGATGATAGGCGGTGCAGTATCCGCATCAGATCATGTAAATTATACACTTGTAAAATAA
- a CDS encoding ATP synthase F0 subunit C, translated as METVFFAKAAAFLGASIAMGIGTVGPALGQGFVGMKACENIGKYPQQSNAIRTTMMIAMGLVETSAIYALLIAGALIFVGWSL; from the coding sequence ATGGAAACAGTGTTTTTTGCAAAAGCAGCAGCCTTTTTAGGTGCATCGATTGCCATGGGGATAGGTACTGTTGGACCTGCATTAGGTCAAGGTTTTGTTGGTATGAAAGCTTGTGAGAATATTGGTAAATATCCACAACAAAGTAATGCAATACGTACCACTATGATGATTGCAATGGGATTGGTAGAAACCTCGGCAATTTATGCGTTATTGATTGCAGGGGCATTGATTTTTGTTGGATGGAGCCTTTAA
- the atpH gene encoding ATP synthase F1 subunit delta codes for MKQVNSDYLVRKYAQAFMQVFGASFSREDVGAMQKVAHFFHQRSRALFFLRLPIISKDIKREVLYYVCTQFHVPQAAHTLIDILLKDKRSALLSLIFSKVSEIYYKIHGIEPFTIEASHALSDAQLQEIEQFLAACTGHVILSEYTVNTDLIAGVRLQSATSLWEHSIRKQLAHVQQLFMR; via the coding sequence ATGAAACAAGTTAACTCTGATTATTTGGTACGCAAATATGCGCAAGCATTTATGCAGGTATTTGGTGCTTCTTTTTCACGTGAAGATGTAGGGGCTATGCAAAAGGTAGCACATTTTTTCCACCAAAGGAGTAGGGCATTATTTTTTTTGAGATTGCCTATTATTAGCAAGGATATCAAACGCGAAGTGCTTTATTATGTGTGTACGCAGTTTCATGTACCACAGGCAGCACACACATTAATTGATATATTGCTTAAAGATAAGCGTTCTGCATTATTATCACTGATATTCAGTAAGGTAAGTGAAATTTATTACAAGATACATGGTATTGAGCCATTTACTATAGAAGCCTCGCATGCATTGTCTGATGCTCAGTTGCAAGAAATAGAACAATTTCTTGCTGCTTGTACAGGACATGTTATTTTGTCTGAATATACTGTTAACACAGATTTGATTGCAGGCGTTCGTTTGCAAAGTGCTACCTCACTATGGGAACATTCTATACGCAAGCAATTGGCACATGTACAACAGCTTTTTATGCGCTAA
- the atpA gene encoding F0F1 ATP synthase subunit alpha, which translates to MEVKSTDLVSLFERSLRGLPEDKLEEIGIVVQVGDNICKVHGLTNAISGEMIDFEGGNRGIIFQLDEDVVSIFLLYADIPVAELEVAKRTGNVFMAPVGQELLGRVIDATGKPLDGMGKIKVDAMHPVEAPIEGIVERSPVNEPLETGTIAVDTLIPVGRGQRELIIGNRGTGKTVLAVDAILHQKDKGIICIYVAIGQREAALARIIRLLEESGALAYTVIVSARAGQAVLNQYLAPYVGCTIGEYFRNQGRDALIVYDDLTNHAIAYREMSLLLRRPPGREAYPGDVFYLHSRLLERAGKLKNGASLTALPIAQIQSDDITAYIPTNLISITDGQIFLDTQLFNQGVRPAVNTELSVSRVGGAAQTAAIKKVTKALRLELAQYHELLDFAQFGTELDEISKRRLRRGERAVELLKQPLHVTYSFVDQALMLFLFRENFLDDIAPRHVHAFATEFVSYVRSVHQAIYDTIATTADISDDTKEHLIQAAREFSRLFVSPENGIIK; encoded by the coding sequence ATGGAAGTTAAAAGTACTGATTTAGTTTCATTATTTGAGCGTTCATTACGTGGACTGCCAGAAGATAAACTTGAAGAAATAGGTATTGTTGTTCAAGTTGGTGATAATATTTGCAAGGTGCATGGTTTGACGAATGCCATATCGGGTGAAATGATTGATTTTGAGGGTGGTAATCGCGGTATTATTTTTCAGCTTGATGAAGACGTAGTTTCAATATTCTTATTGTACGCTGACATTCCTGTAGCAGAATTAGAAGTAGCCAAACGTACCGGTAATGTATTTATGGCACCGGTTGGTCAAGAGTTACTCGGTCGCGTTATTGATGCAACAGGAAAACCGTTAGATGGTATGGGTAAGATCAAAGTTGATGCTATGCATCCTGTTGAAGCACCTATTGAAGGTATTGTTGAGCGTAGTCCAGTTAATGAGCCATTAGAAACAGGAACTATTGCGGTAGATACATTAATTCCGGTAGGCAGAGGACAACGTGAATTAATTATTGGTAATCGAGGTACCGGCAAAACAGTGCTAGCAGTTGACGCAATTTTGCATCAAAAAGATAAAGGGATTATTTGTATCTATGTTGCTATCGGTCAGCGCGAAGCAGCTCTTGCGCGTATTATTCGCTTACTTGAAGAAAGTGGTGCATTAGCGTATACCGTTATAGTGAGTGCACGTGCAGGGCAGGCGGTGTTGAATCAATATCTTGCGCCATATGTTGGATGCACGATAGGTGAATATTTCCGTAATCAAGGACGAGATGCTTTGATTGTATATGATGATTTGACTAATCATGCTATAGCATACCGTGAAATGTCATTATTGTTACGTCGTCCACCAGGACGTGAGGCATATCCGGGTGATGTGTTTTATTTACATTCTCGATTGCTTGAGCGTGCAGGTAAGTTGAAAAACGGGGCATCATTGACTGCATTGCCAATTGCACAAATTCAAAGTGATGATATTACTGCCTACATTCCAACTAACTTAATATCTATCACCGATGGTCAAATATTTTTGGATACACAATTATTTAACCAAGGCGTGCGACCTGCTGTGAATACAGAACTTTCAGTGTCTCGAGTTGGTGGTGCTGCTCAAACAGCGGCCATTAAAAAGGTAACTAAAGCTTTGCGTCTGGAACTTGCACAGTATCATGAATTATTGGATTTTGCACAATTTGGTACTGAGCTTGATGAGATTTCAAAACGACGATTACGCCGAGGTGAGCGAGCAGTTGAATTACTCAAGCAGCCACTGCATGTTACCTATTCATTTGTTGATCAGGCATTGATGCTCTTTTTATTCAGAGAAAATTTTCTGGATGATATTGCACCAAGACATGTGCATGCATTTGCAACAGAATTTGTTAGCTATGTACGATCAGTACATCAAGCAATTTATGATACAATTGCAACCACTGCTGATATATCAGATGATACAAAAGAACATTTAATTCAAGCGGCTAGAGAATTTAGTCGCTTATTTGTGTCACCAGAAAATGGGATAATCAAGTAA
- a CDS encoding vanadium-dependent haloperoxidase, whose amino-acid sequence MMYLVVVPILLFLNTVLYGENTIRINPRADNYLCRVIAANQMTANLAPYDITTELNADQSVAPYAGSFTKSLQHDAVTGLLNASGQENFQALVHAIETADQVNFNEIVRAIGASIQFKNPQGAYAHSLVGAPCAIIPIAPAPTISSPEAAADIIENYLHAICRSVAFDEYGTGEGTDVDTVNGGSITNNAAAILTALGDAYQGPKVDGEVTAGVLFRGNAVGDLVGPYISQFWWLPLHRNYTAYEEPQYFSIAQDREFGVTWDDFIDIENGIVPVPYEPSDFSGYRYIIDGRDVGTAVHNDPPAIFFFDAVNILLYNRFPQASNLPYFNGDMPNECQFVTMGIADIDAAIFTAAQEGLKNAWAHKWLGSRKVRPEAMAGLVHRAKVTDTNPFDLYETIFEELAGIDLLAWVKEYNSQQGEGADTYLLAQQYPEGSPDHPSYPAGHATFSSASATIVKAFFDDTELIATYTAPVKPDPSDPTKLVPLSEEEGALLLTVGGELDKLASNIAIARDFAGVHYRSDAEASVVLGEQVGLKVLQNWAAIYHEQDFTGFELTLRNGQRVRVTKDGVTNILS is encoded by the coding sequence ATGATGTATTTAGTAGTAGTTCCGATTTTATTATTCCTAAACACGGTGCTGTATGGTGAAAACACCATACGCATTAATCCACGGGCTGATAACTATTTGTGCCGTGTGATTGCTGCAAATCAAATGACGGCAAATTTAGCGCCATATGATATTACAACAGAGCTTAATGCGGATCAGAGTGTTGCTCCTTATGCAGGTTCGTTTACCAAATCATTACAACATGATGCGGTTACCGGTCTTTTGAATGCATCTGGTCAAGAGAACTTTCAAGCACTGGTACACGCTATAGAAACGGCAGATCAAGTGAATTTCAATGAGATTGTACGTGCAATTGGCGCTAGCATTCAATTTAAAAATCCACAAGGTGCATATGCACATAGCCTTGTAGGTGCTCCATGTGCTATTATTCCGATTGCACCAGCGCCAACCATTTCAAGTCCAGAAGCTGCAGCTGATATAATTGAGAATTATTTACATGCAATTTGTCGTTCAGTGGCATTTGATGAATATGGAACTGGAGAAGGTACCGACGTTGATACAGTCAATGGTGGATCGATTACTAATAATGCAGCGGCAATTTTGACAGCTCTTGGCGATGCGTACCAAGGTCCAAAAGTTGATGGTGAGGTAACTGCGGGAGTTCTATTCAGAGGTAATGCGGTAGGGGATTTGGTTGGTCCCTATATCTCACAATTTTGGTGGTTACCTTTACACAGAAATTATACAGCATATGAAGAGCCGCAATATTTTTCTATTGCGCAAGATCGTGAATTTGGTGTAACGTGGGATGATTTTATTGATATAGAAAATGGTATAGTTCCCGTGCCGTATGAGCCATCAGATTTTAGTGGATATCGTTATATTATAGATGGACGAGATGTTGGAACTGCTGTGCATAATGATCCTCCTGCAATTTTCTTTTTTGATGCAGTAAATATACTGCTTTATAACAGGTTTCCTCAAGCATCTAATTTACCGTACTTTAATGGTGATATGCCAAATGAGTGTCAATTTGTGACTATGGGTATTGCTGATATTGATGCAGCAATATTTACTGCGGCACAAGAAGGGCTCAAAAATGCATGGGCACATAAATGGTTAGGATCACGCAAGGTTCGTCCAGAAGCTATGGCTGGATTAGTTCACCGTGCAAAAGTAACTGATACAAATCCTTTTGATTTATATGAAACTATTTTTGAAGAGCTTGCAGGAATTGATTTGCTTGCATGGGTAAAAGAGTATAACTCACAACAAGGTGAGGGTGCAGATACCTACTTATTAGCACAACAATATCCTGAAGGTTCACCGGATCATCCATCATATCCGGCTGGGCATGCAACGTTTTCTTCTGCAAGTGCAACTATTGTAAAAGCATTCTTTGATGATACTGAGTTGATTGCAACCTATACCGCACCGGTTAAACCGGATCCATCTGATCCAACTAAGTTAGTTCCATTATCGGAAGAAGAAGGTGCGTTGTTGCTAACGGTAGGTGGTGAACTTGATAAACTTGCATCTAACATTGCGATAGCTCGTGATTTTGCCGGTGTACACTACCGTTCTGATGCAGAGGCGAGTGTGGTGCTTGGTGAACAAGTTGGTTTGAAAGTGTTACAAAACTGGGCAGCAATATACCATGAGCAAGATTTTACCGGATTTGAGCTAACATTGCGTAACGGACAACGTGTGCGTGTTACTAAAGATGGTGTGACGAATATTCTAAGCTAA
- a CDS encoding Bro-N domain-containing protein: MSTNEPTKIAIFQGKQIRRVLVDDEWWFSVIDIIAFLTDSKNPRDYWHKMKIREKDTSGNQLSTICRQLKLQSSDGKNYETDCANTEGIFRIIQSIPSPKAEPFKVWLARVGKERIDEIENPELGIDRVKKIYEQKGYGKDWVDKRIRGIAVRQGLTDEWSARGVKRPIEYAILTNDIMQGAFDLKAHEYKNIKGLAGENLRDHMTDLELIITMLGEATTSQLTQQKNSHGMSKLRNDAKIGGAVAGRTRKDIEKQLGETIVSKENFLPDKNQNTLIE, translated from the coding sequence ATGTCAACAAATGAGCCAACAAAGATAGCAATTTTTCAAGGTAAGCAAATTAGAAGAGTGCTTGTTGATGATGAGTGGTGGTTTTCTGTAATCGATATTATTGCCTTTCTTACGGATAGTAAAAATCCACGTGATTACTGGCATAAGATGAAAATCAGGGAAAAAGATACATCTGGAAACCAGTTGTCGACAATTTGTCGACAACTGAAATTACAATCATCAGATGGTAAAAATTATGAAACAGACTGCGCTAATACTGAAGGCATTTTTCGTATTATTCAGTCCATCCCTTCCCCTAAAGCAGAGCCATTTAAGGTTTGGTTAGCACGGGTTGGAAAAGAACGCATCGATGAAATCGAAAATCCTGAACTGGGAATAGATAGAGTTAAAAAAATCTATGAACAAAAGGGATACGGCAAGGATTGGGTTGATAAAAGAATCCGCGGGATAGCAGTTCGTCAAGGATTAACTGACGAATGGTCAGCAAGAGGTGTAAAGCGCCCAATCGAATATGCAATTTTAACCAATGATATTATGCAAGGCGCTTTTGATTTAAAGGCCCATGAATATAAAAATATAAAAGGACTCGCAGGAGAAAATCTACGAGATCATATGACTGACCTAGAACTTATTATTACTATGCTTGGAGAAGCTACAACCTCCCAGCTTACACAACAAAAAAACTCACATGGTATGTCTAAATTAAGAAATGATGCAAAAATAGGTGGTGCTGTTGCAGGTAGAACGCGTAAAGATATTGAGAAACAATTGGGTGAAACGATAGTTTCAAAAGAAAACTTTCTACCAGATAAAAATCAAAACACACTAATTGAATAG